One window of Dehalobacterium formicoaceticum genomic DNA carries:
- the thiD gene encoding bifunctional hydroxymethylpyrimidine kinase/phosphomethylpyrimidine kinase: MKKVLTIAGSDCSGGAGIQADIKTMTAHKIYAMSVITALTAQNTTGVYGVLDVAPDFVGQQIDCVMTDIFPDAVKIGMVSAPSIILKIVDKLKEYQAQNIVVDPVMISTSGSRLLSDDAMEALMTQLIPLALIITPNIPEAECLADMKIHSKEEMVRAAQKIGESYSGHILIKGGHLKDSADDLLYHQGELTWFPGRKIANENTHGTGCTLSSAIACNLAEGYGVLESVHMAKDYIICALEAKLNLGQGSGPLNHCCW, encoded by the coding sequence ATGAAAAAAGTATTAACCATTGCCGGTTCCGACTGCAGCGGCGGTGCGGGGATTCAAGCAGATATTAAGACGATGACGGCACATAAAATATATGCCATGAGCGTGATCACCGCTTTAACGGCGCAAAATACCACCGGTGTTTATGGAGTCTTGGATGTTGCTCCGGATTTTGTCGGACAGCAAATTGACTGTGTAATGACGGATATTTTTCCTGATGCTGTAAAGATCGGTATGGTTTCAGCTCCATCCATTATCCTGAAAATTGTTGATAAATTAAAAGAATATCAGGCGCAAAATATTGTGGTGGATCCGGTGATGATTTCTACCAGCGGAAGCAGGCTTCTCAGTGACGATGCCATGGAAGCCTTAATGACTCAGCTGATCCCTCTGGCGCTGATTATTACGCCAAATATTCCGGAGGCGGAATGCCTGGCGGATATGAAGATTCATTCCAAGGAGGAAATGGTGCGGGCTGCACAAAAAATCGGCGAATCTTATTCTGGGCATATTTTAATCAAAGGGGGCCATTTAAAAGACTCTGCCGATGATTTACTGTATCATCAAGGGGAGCTCACCTGGTTCCCGGGGAGAAAGATCGCTAATGAAAACACGCACGGCACAGGATGCACTTTGTCCTCCGCGATTGCATGCAATTTGGCGGAAGGGTACGGTGTTCTGGAAAGTGTGCACATGGCAAAGGATTATATTATCTGTGCCTTGGAGGCCAAACTTAATTTGGGACAAGGCAGCGGACCCTTGAACCATTGCTGCTGGTGA
- a CDS encoding type II toxin-antitoxin system HicA family toxin: MKSYSSREIIRIIKNDGWYFVSSVGDHHHYKHPNKIGKVTITHPVKDIPIKTLMNIEKQAGIKLK, from the coding sequence ATGAAGTCATATTCTTCAAGGGAAATAATTAGGATAATAAAGAACGACGGTTGGTACTTCGTAAGTTCTGTCGGAGACCACCATCACTACAAACATCCAAATAAAATCGGTAAAGTAACAATAACGCACCCCGTTAAAGACATCCCGATAAAAACCTTAATGAATATAGAAAAACAGGCAGGGATTAAGCTTAAATAA
- a CDS encoding type II toxin-antitoxin system HicB family antitoxin encodes MKKDYYIYPAIFDFGGDGISIEFPDLPGCIPCAKTTEEAIKNAKEAMALHLWSMEQDGDPIPDPTPVDKLRFEPNQISMLVEVNMPIYRDAIENTSVKKTLTIPQWLNRVAEENKVNFSQVLQSALKSHLSLESKRKAKKQS; translated from the coding sequence ATGAAAAAAGATTATTATATCTACCCTGCCATATTTGACTTTGGTGGTGACGGCATTTCAATTGAGTTTCCAGATCTCCCTGGGTGTATTCCTTGCGCAAAAACAACCGAGGAAGCAATAAAAAACGCAAAAGAAGCTATGGCTCTTCACTTATGGTCAATGGAACAGGACGGTGACCCTATTCCAGATCCTACCCCGGTTGACAAGCTAAGGTTTGAACCAAATCAGATTTCTATGTTAGTCGAAGTCAATATGCCTATTTACCGGGATGCAATTGAAAATACTTCTGTAAAAAAGACTTTAACGATTCCTCAATGGTTGAACCGTGTTGCCGAAGAAAATAAAGTTAATTTTTCTCAGGTTCTTCAAAGCGCATTGAAAAGCCATCTCAGCTTAGAATCAAAGAGGAAAGCAAAAAAGCAGTCCTAA
- a CDS encoding MFS transporter produces MKSVGEWAVAATLLSETGPAKQRSKAGSVMQSCFAWGSILGALVVMVVQPAFGWRAVFLVGVLTALIVLYIRRNVKLQNPEYPLARKAKKQSFRTAFLLSSLILS; encoded by the coding sequence ATGAAGAGCGTGGGAGAATGGGCAGTCGCGGCAACCTTACTTTCAGAAACTGGGCCTGCTAAACAACGATCTAAGGCTGGCAGTGTTATGCAAAGTTGTTTTGCATGGGGCAGTATTTTGGGCGCGCTGGTTGTCATGGTTGTTCAACCGGCATTTGGCTGGCGTGCAGTATTTCTTGTCGGTGTACTAACAGCCCTTATTGTACTGTATATCAGGCGCAACGTTAAACTCCAAAACCCGGAATACCCCCTTGCGAGGAAAGCAAAAAAGCAGTCGTTTAGGACTGCTTTTTTGCTTTCCTCTTTGATTCTAAGCTGA
- a CDS encoding nucleotidyltransferase family protein — MEKKVYQINEIKSKLYPVFEASPVYRAILFGSYAKGNATSQSDVDIVIDSKGELLNMAFYGVLEDITEQLNKRVDLFEISEVKRNSVICSAIEREGIVIYEK; from the coding sequence ATGGAAAAAAAGGTATATCAGATTAATGAAATTAAATCGAAGCTGTATCCAGTTTTTGAGGCTTCTCCTGTATATCGAGCCATATTATTCGGGTCTTATGCAAAAGGCAACGCCACAAGCCAAAGTGATGTTGATATTGTTATCGACAGTAAAGGTGAACTTCTAAATATGGCATTTTATGGTGTGCTGGAGGATATTACAGAACAACTTAATAAACGTGTTGATTTATTTGAAATATCTGAAGTAAAAAGAAATTCCGTTATTTGTTCCGCTATAGAACGGGAGGGAATTGTTATCTATGAGAAGTAA
- a CDS encoding DUF86 domain-containing protein, which produces MRSKDRIILQKIGGYIKDVIQYIDGYTFEQFMTDKKTISACAFTVSQIGELAKDITTDTQEKHSSIPWKSIKGMRNKIVHDYENIDLAVLWGTIAKSLPEIMNQIDGILYHEIEETNIFNNEEDEKFKR; this is translated from the coding sequence ATGAGAAGTAAAGACAGGATTATTCTGCAAAAAATAGGCGGTTATATTAAAGACGTAATTCAGTATATAGATGGATATACTTTTGAGCAGTTTATGACAGACAAAAAAACTATTTCCGCATGTGCCTTTACTGTCTCTCAAATTGGTGAACTGGCAAAAGATATCACCACGGACACTCAAGAAAAGCATTCTAGCATTCCATGGAAAAGCATAAAGGGTATGAGAAATAAAATTGTCCATGATTATGAAAATATTGATTTAGCCGTGCTTTGGGGGACGATCGCAAAAAGTTTGCCAGAAATCATGAATCAAATTGATGGAATCTTGTATCACGAAATAGAGGAGACGAATATCTTTAACAATGAAGAAGATGAGAAATTCAAGAGATAA
- a CDS encoding RecQ family ATP-dependent DNA helicase, which yields MMENALKLLKTYFGYQSFKEGQEQIIENILAGRDTLGIMPTGGGKSLCYQIPALIFEGTTLVISPLISLMKDQIDTLLNLGVAASFINSSLTPRQVQERIAHAGEGRFKLLYIAPERLESENFRGLLQSLSINLIAIDEAHCVSQWGHDFRPSYRHIGQFIQEIPERPVITAFTATATEEVKEDIIKLLGLKNEKVFVTGFDRDNLSFEVRKGENKRDFLLDYLQENREESGIIYVATRKEADNLFLF from the coding sequence ATGATGGAAAATGCACTTAAACTATTAAAAACCTATTTCGGCTACCAATCTTTTAAAGAGGGTCAGGAGCAAATTATAGAAAACATTTTAGCAGGCCGTGATACTCTGGGCATTATGCCTACCGGGGGCGGAAAGTCACTTTGCTATCAGATACCTGCTCTTATTTTTGAAGGGACGACTTTGGTTATTTCTCCCCTAATTTCATTAATGAAGGATCAGATTGATACCTTATTAAACTTGGGAGTTGCTGCCTCTTTTATTAACAGCAGTTTAACGCCCCGCCAGGTGCAGGAACGGATTGCCCATGCAGGGGAGGGCCGGTTTAAATTGCTTTATATCGCTCCGGAACGCTTAGAATCAGAGAACTTTCGGGGATTGCTTCAATCCTTGTCCATTAATTTAATAGCCATTGATGAAGCCCACTGTGTTTCTCAATGGGGCCATGATTTTCGTCCCAGCTACCGGCATATTGGACAGTTCATTCAGGAAATTCCGGAGCGTCCGGTGATTACAGCTTTTACGGCCACCGCCACAGAAGAAGTGAAAGAGGACATCATCAAACTCTTAGGTCTGAAAAATGAAAAAGTTTTCGTGACCGGATTTGATCGGGACAACCTGTCCTTTGAGGTCAGAAAGGGCGAGAACAAAAGAGACTTTTTGCTGGATTATTTGCAGGAAAACCGGGAGGAATCAGGGATTATTTATGTTGCTACCCGGAAAGAAGCGGATAATCTCTTTCTTTTTTAG
- a CDS encoding RQC domain-containing protein translates to MGKYHAGMKDRERAAAQDAFLFDEVRVMIATNAFGMGIDKSNVRFVIHYNMPKNMESYYQEAGRAGRDGAPGECILLFSPQDIIIQKFLIEETIYATARKTNEYQKLQLMADYCHTDRCLRKYILEYFGERVSYENCDHCGNCTQETEIVDITIEAQKIFSCMRRMKERFGLKMVASVLKGSKIAKIKKFGFDRLSTYGLMAEKTEKEILDLLNLLVAEGYIHLTEGQYPVAKLCPEAAPVLRGEQQVFRKTPVRQEKDISAAHALFEMLRHLRKEIAQAENVPPYVVFSDHTLQAMSEKVPLNRFSLRTISGLGDVKLEKYGERFLEVITEFVAEDHGLQDGQDNQIKQENQNKQSEKNEQHAGKVSADHAEKEPSHLISYQQFMEGKTLEEIAQKRNLSLTTIESHIIRSGEEGHPIDWDALITKEEELLVLKKAQEIGSEKLKLLKEVLPEEIDYFTIKAVLLKQKLDTISSD, encoded by the coding sequence GTGGGTAAATATCATGCCGGCATGAAGGATCGGGAAAGAGCAGCCGCTCAAGATGCATTTTTGTTTGATGAGGTCAGAGTCATGATCGCCACCAATGCCTTTGGCATGGGCATTGACAAATCCAATGTGCGTTTTGTGATTCATTACAATATGCCGAAAAACATGGAATCCTATTATCAGGAAGCGGGCAGGGCCGGACGGGACGGGGCACCGGGGGAGTGTATTCTGCTTTTCAGCCCTCAGGATATTATCATCCAAAAATTCTTAATCGAAGAAACCATTTATGCGACCGCTCGAAAAACCAATGAGTATCAGAAGCTTCAGCTCATGGCAGATTATTGTCATACGGATCGCTGCCTGCGTAAGTATATTTTAGAGTACTTTGGTGAAAGAGTTTCCTACGAAAACTGCGATCATTGCGGTAACTGTACTCAGGAAACGGAAATCGTTGATATTACCATTGAGGCGCAGAAAATATTTTCTTGTATGCGCCGCATGAAGGAACGTTTTGGTCTTAAGATGGTAGCCTCTGTCTTAAAAGGCTCTAAAATCGCAAAAATCAAGAAATTCGGTTTTGATCGCTTATCAACTTACGGTCTGATGGCCGAAAAGACAGAAAAGGAAATTTTGGATTTATTGAATCTTCTGGTGGCAGAGGGATACATCCATCTGACGGAAGGCCAGTATCCTGTGGCCAAGCTTTGTCCTGAAGCAGCCCCTGTTCTCCGGGGGGAACAACAAGTCTTTCGCAAAACCCCGGTCAGGCAGGAAAAGGATATTTCTGCTGCCCATGCTCTTTTTGAAATGCTGCGTCATCTGCGTAAAGAAATTGCCCAAGCAGAAAATGTTCCTCCTTATGTGGTGTTCAGTGATCATACACTGCAAGCCATGAGTGAGAAAGTCCCGCTGAACCGGTTTTCACTAAGGACCATCAGCGGATTGGGAGATGTCAAACTGGAGAAGTATGGGGAACGCTTCCTGGAAGTGATCACTGAGTTTGTGGCGGAAGATCACGGCCTGCAGGATGGGCAAGATAATCAAATTAAGCAAGAGAATCAAAATAAGCAAAGCGAAAAAAATGAACAACATGCGGGAAAGGTGTCAGCAGATCATGCAGAGAAGGAACCCAGTCATCTGATCAGCTATCAACAATTTATGGAAGGTAAGACCTTAGAGGAGATTGCCCAGAAGAGAAATCTCAGTCTGACTACCATTGAGAGTCATATCATCCGTTCAGGGGAAGAGGGGCACCCTATTGACTGGGATGCCTTGATTACCAAGGAAGAGGAGTTATTAGTGCTGAAAAAGGCGCAAGAAATTGGCAGTGAAAAACTGAAACTGCTAAAGGAGGTTCTGCCTGAAGAGATTGATTATTTTACGATTAAAGCAGTTTTGCTGAAACAAAAACTTGATACCATTTCATCTGACTAA
- a CDS encoding MBL fold metallo-hydrolase, producing MNKEIKEIFKNIYKIEIPLPQNPLKATNSYFISGTERNLLIDTGFNQPECRQAMDEARRKLGFSLDRTDLFVTHVHGDHCGLVGYLAEPKTKVYCGDYCAQALMGKHDWDQFEALIMESGLKAQGFSYDVSVHPGNKYASTIIPHAEIVEDGDILQVGNFTFHCILTTGHAPDHFCLYEPQHEILFSGDHILGKITPNNTIWGTPWSINVDYLGTYLENLEKIKALEIKTVLPGHRDLITNCNGRIEELKNHHQRRLQHILDIIGDGKMTGAQVASLMKWDIRANSWDDFPPAQKLFATGEALAHLTHLVFQDVLVKELMDGVVYYREA from the coding sequence ATGAACAAAGAAATAAAGGAAATATTTAAGAATATATACAAAATAGAAATTCCTCTGCCTCAAAACCCCTTAAAAGCGACCAATTCTTATTTTATTTCGGGAACCGAGAGGAATCTTTTAATCGATACAGGGTTTAACCAGCCTGAATGTCGTCAAGCAATGGATGAGGCCAGGCGGAAATTAGGCTTCTCTTTGGATCGGACAGATCTTTTCGTTACCCATGTTCATGGGGATCATTGCGGATTAGTGGGATATTTGGCGGAACCAAAAACGAAGGTTTATTGCGGGGATTACTGTGCACAAGCTTTAATGGGAAAACATGACTGGGATCAATTTGAAGCTCTGATTATGGAAAGCGGCCTTAAGGCCCAAGGATTTTCCTATGATGTTTCAGTTCATCCTGGAAATAAGTATGCCAGTACCATCATTCCTCACGCCGAGATTGTTGAAGACGGGGATATCCTTCAAGTGGGGAATTTTACTTTCCATTGCATTTTGACCACCGGCCATGCACCGGATCATTTTTGTCTATATGAACCCCAGCACGAAATCCTTTTTTCCGGGGATCATATTTTGGGGAAAATCACGCCCAATAATACCATCTGGGGTACACCCTGGTCGATCAATGTTGACTATTTAGGTACTTACCTGGAAAACTTAGAAAAAATTAAAGCTTTGGAAATCAAGACAGTTTTACCGGGACATCGGGATCTTATTACTAACTGCAATGGCCGGATTGAGGAATTAAAAAACCATCATCAACGAAGATTACAACATATTTTGGATATTATTGGGGACGGGAAAATGACAGGAGCGCAGGTTGCCAGTTTGATGAAATGGGATATCAGAGCGAATAGCTGGGATGACTTTCCCCCGGCTCAGAAATTGTTTGCCACAGGGGAGGCTTTGGCTCATCTTACTCATTTGGTTTTTCAAGATGTGTTGGTTAAGGAATTGATGGATGGGGTGGTATATTATAGGGAAGCGTAG
- the grpE gene encoding nucleotide exchange factor GrpE, producing the protein MGWRFWENKKKVDEEHTLVSLKEEISQIIRKSDKVEEDLKKIENKIDNKLEGINHQLENNEEAIQKSLRLEYKSSQEILKKLNQVNERITESIDYCEKYLEFEREKDSFFKERNFILERIIQWLDDIDLICEKIDGHEQEYWLQVLKSWQKQIVESLKMLSIYEIDILGKTFNHEVAESVGTKKREINKDYLPYEVVNVLQRGFILQDGTLLRKAKVITIEEKERTGAYEQ; encoded by the coding sequence ATGGGTTGGAGGTTTTGGGAAAATAAAAAGAAAGTTGATGAAGAGCATACGTTAGTATCATTGAAAGAAGAAATCTCTCAAATAATCAGAAAATCTGATAAAGTTGAAGAGGATTTAAAAAAAATAGAGAATAAAATAGATAATAAATTGGAAGGGATAAATCACCAATTAGAAAATAACGAGGAGGCAATTCAAAAATCGTTAAGATTGGAGTATAAGTCTTCCCAGGAGATCTTAAAGAAATTAAATCAAGTTAATGAAAGAATAACTGAAAGTATAGATTATTGTGAGAAATATTTAGAATTTGAGCGTGAGAAGGATAGTTTTTTTAAGGAAAGAAACTTTATTTTAGAAAGAATTATTCAGTGGTTAGATGATATTGATTTAATTTGCGAAAAAATTGATGGACATGAGCAGGAATACTGGCTTCAGGTATTGAAAAGCTGGCAAAAACAAATTGTAGAATCGTTAAAAATGTTAAGCATATATGAGATCGATATTTTAGGAAAGACCTTTAATCATGAAGTAGCCGAATCTGTGGGTACAAAGAAAAGGGAGATTAACAAAGATTATTTGCCTTATGAAGTTGTTAATGTATTGCAAAGAGGTTTTATCCTTCAAGATGGGACTTTATTGAGAAAAGCAAAAGTTATTACGATCGAAGAAAAGGAGAGAACAGGAGCTTATGAACAATAG
- a CDS encoding Hsp70 family protein, whose product MNNSNPIENGFRPIVGIDLGTTNSAIGYIYDRKPQILKTLKGERILPSVVLIDLEDNVVVGQDALDSLVAMPERTVAAVKRRMGSADLIHIAGRNLLPQEVSALILKELKKSVDDLYGEGEKEAVITVPSYFTDAQRRATKQAGELAGFFVERIINEPTAAALAYGLDNLKKDGYILVYDLGGGTFDVSVVELMSGILEVKASTGNNFLGGEDFDWRLVDWLAQKVIDEHNIDPKDDLRAKALLKHEAENIKIKLSSEESVQVVIPVVMVKDNQPIGLNTRIHRGEFINLIDDLLQGTIDLTQEVLKDADLSAADIDEILLVGGSTRIPRVFELISNLFGKNPKNDINPDETVALGAAVQAGLKSGVLSKSGLIATDVAPFSMGIAVMKEWGLSNFRPGGFAIIIPKNTTIPVTRSEEYTTTYDGQTSVSIEIYQGEHEWVKNNYKLGEFLLEGIPAANAGEEVIEVKFRYNLNGILEVNAKCISTGKDMTVTVQDALNRDSQKTLEDSMEKIKSLYHEEDKEIEDFEDLDDIEEIFNLDDEYTWESLTEEAKTHINDLNTLKNNMDERQQKQANKLILGLQEAIGDENEDSLQAIIEETIDFMIDLEL is encoded by the coding sequence ATGAACAATAGTAATCCCATAGAAAATGGATTTCGTCCCATTGTAGGCATAGATTTAGGAACAACAAATTCTGCTATAGGTTATATTTATGACAGGAAACCCCAGATATTAAAAACTCTTAAAGGTGAAAGAATTCTCCCTTCTGTAGTACTAATCGATTTGGAGGATAATGTTGTAGTCGGTCAGGATGCCTTGGATTCACTGGTTGCTATGCCGGAACGCACAGTTGCAGCAGTTAAAAGGAGGATGGGTTCAGCTGATCTGATTCATATCGCCGGTAGAAACCTATTACCCCAAGAAGTGTCCGCATTGATTTTGAAGGAATTAAAAAAGAGTGTCGATGATTTATATGGAGAAGGAGAAAAGGAAGCAGTAATTACAGTACCTTCTTATTTTACGGATGCCCAACGACGAGCTACGAAGCAAGCCGGGGAGTTAGCAGGGTTTTTCGTTGAGCGTATTATAAATGAACCAACAGCAGCAGCTTTAGCTTATGGTTTGGACAATTTAAAAAAAGATGGCTATATCCTTGTTTATGACTTGGGCGGGGGAACCTTTGATGTATCTGTTGTAGAATTGATGAGTGGGATATTGGAGGTTAAAGCCTCTACAGGAAATAATTTCTTAGGCGGAGAGGATTTTGACTGGCGGCTTGTGGACTGGCTTGCCCAGAAAGTAATAGATGAGCACAATATAGATCCTAAAGATGATCTCCGGGCAAAAGCTTTATTAAAACATGAGGCAGAAAACATTAAGATTAAACTCTCTTCAGAGGAAAGTGTTCAAGTGGTTATACCAGTGGTAATGGTAAAGGATAACCAACCTATCGGTTTAAATACCAGAATTCATCGCGGAGAATTTATTAATTTAATTGATGATTTACTTCAAGGAACGATAGATCTAACACAAGAGGTTTTAAAAGATGCAGACCTTTCTGCTGCAGATATAGATGAAATACTGCTTGTGGGGGGATCAACCAGAATCCCCAGGGTATTTGAATTGATTTCGAATCTTTTTGGTAAAAATCCCAAGAACGATATTAACCCTGATGAAACAGTGGCATTAGGTGCTGCTGTTCAGGCGGGACTAAAATCAGGAGTACTATCAAAAAGCGGGCTGATAGCTACAGATGTAGCACCGTTTTCTATGGGGATTGCTGTCATGAAGGAATGGGGATTATCAAATTTTAGACCTGGTGGTTTTGCAATAATTATACCAAAAAATACAACTATACCTGTAACCCGAAGTGAAGAATACACGACCACATATGATGGACAAACCAGTGTGTCCATCGAGATATATCAGGGAGAGCATGAATGGGTTAAAAACAATTATAAATTAGGAGAATTTCTGTTGGAAGGCATTCCAGCCGCTAATGCCGGTGAGGAAGTTATAGAAGTTAAATTCAGGTATAACCTTAATGGGATATTAGAAGTTAATGCTAAATGTATTTCAACCGGAAAAGATATGACAGTTACGGTTCAAGATGCCCTAAACCGTGATTCGCAAAAAACTTTAGAAGACAGTATGGAGAAGATAAAATCCCTTTATCATGAAGAAGATAAAGAAATTGAGGATTTTGAAGATTTGGATGATATTGAAGAGATCTTTAATTTAGATGATGAATATACATGGGAATCCTTGACTGAGGAAGCTAAGACCCATATCAATGATTTAAATACCTTGAAAAATAATATGGATGAAAGACAACAAAAGCAAGCTAATAAATTAATCCTAGGCCTTCAAGAGGCAATAGGGGATGAAAATGAAGATAGCTTACAAGCTATCATTGAAGAGACAATAGATTTTATGATAGATTTAGAGTTATAG
- a CDS encoding DnaJ domain-containing protein, with translation MTGGTQKRKTKKKNAENLYKILGTRSNIGQDRIKEKYIEKLREFPPETHPEEFQEIRRAYETLKDVNKRKQYDMLRKYGDKLEKTMDDVMFLRSTGEYQKAMELVDYVLEIEPDNTAVRLEQAELFLDMENIEEFNRIFNKILETCDIAEKQYVLFIQFKMLYSEGYYDEALAALEKNKECITDLENYHKLRAMAFLDSRDLPEGWKELKNALPPIDNLTIEDLEILLLWLNTGIALEKWGEISKIQSYFRKLSKTINDEEDLAILKDHLLEEAESYVEANRYRAADVIMQLASQIFKKDLFIKERKEEIQSIARLDMELKQSSKDQELFPYVQIKIVGMFIERHSTPEDYEEFLGDYPHELMEEWELMKENIAHGILRIKKKYPSLYKEFNQELTILFNESTEGLNREQRRGLR, from the coding sequence ATGACAGGGGGAACACAAAAGAGAAAAACCAAAAAAAAGAATGCCGAAAATTTATATAAAATATTGGGCACCCGGTCTAATATTGGTCAGGATAGAATTAAGGAGAAATATATCGAGAAACTAAGAGAGTTTCCCCCTGAAACACATCCAGAAGAATTCCAGGAGATCAGAAGAGCTTATGAAACACTAAAGGATGTTAATAAGCGCAAACAATATGATATGTTACGTAAATATGGGGATAAACTTGAAAAGACGATGGATGATGTTATGTTTTTAAGATCCACAGGGGAATACCAAAAAGCAATGGAGCTAGTAGACTATGTGCTGGAAATAGAACCAGATAATACTGCTGTTAGACTAGAGCAGGCGGAATTATTCTTAGATATGGAAAATATTGAGGAATTTAATCGTATTTTTAATAAAATCTTGGAAACATGTGATATTGCCGAAAAGCAATATGTATTATTTATTCAGTTCAAGATGCTCTATTCAGAGGGCTATTATGATGAGGCATTGGCTGCACTGGAAAAAAACAAAGAATGTATCACAGATTTAGAGAATTACCATAAACTTCGCGCAATGGCATTTTTGGACTCACGGGATCTTCCAGAAGGATGGAAAGAACTTAAAAATGCCCTGCCACCGATAGATAATTTAACTATTGAGGATTTAGAAATTTTGTTACTTTGGTTAAATACGGGCATTGCATTAGAAAAATGGGGGGAAATTTCCAAGATTCAAAGTTATTTCCGCAAACTATCAAAAACAATCAACGATGAAGAAGATTTGGCCATCCTTAAGGATCATTTATTGGAAGAAGCAGAGTCGTACGTAGAGGCAAATCGTTATCGAGCAGCGGATGTTATTATGCAGTTAGCTAGTCAAATTTTCAAAAAAGATCTATTCATCAAGGAGCGTAAGGAAGAAATTCAGTCAATTGCCCGATTAGATATGGAGTTAAAACAATCATCAAAAGACCAGGAGTTATTTCCGTATGTCCAAATAAAGATTGTAGGAATGTTTATTGAAAGGCATTCTACTCCAGAAGATTATGAGGAATTTTTAGGTGATTACCCTCACGAACTGATGGAGGAATGGGAATTGATGAAAGAAAATATAGCTCATGGAATACTACGAATTAAGAAGAAATATCCTTCATTATATAAAGAATTTAACCAAGAATTGACAATATTATTTAATGAATCAACGGAAGGTCTGAATCGTGAACAAAGAAGGGGTTTAAGGTAG